A genome region from Phocoena sinus isolate mPhoSin1 chromosome 16, mPhoSin1.pri, whole genome shotgun sequence includes the following:
- the LOC116741300 gene encoding LOW QUALITY PROTEIN: putative zinc finger protein 487 (The sequence of the model RefSeq protein was modified relative to this genomic sequence to represent the inferred CDS: inserted 2 bases in 1 codon; substituted 1 base at 1 genomic stop codon), translating into MMLENYSHLISVGRDCIIFDLMEKSQEKEDQHWWKVDFVNNRTLTKERNSVLGKAFSLCTNSILSRKIPGKYDSXGMNLDSLSELIISNRHSFVRQPYEFNTHGKLLLCTKHRXHSREKSLEYDRTGKAISQNKDKFQHQDTQTLKLSSEYSECGKAFNEGATFITYKGASSWEKPYGGNSYKGESL; encoded by the exons TTGACCTGATGGAGAAGAGCCAGGAAAAGGAAGACCAGCATTGGTGGAAAGTTGATTTTGTCAACAACAGAACACTGACTAAAGAGAGAAATAGTGTATTAGGAAAAGCATTTTCTCTGTGTACAAACTCTATTTTATCAAGAAAAATACCTGGTAAATATGACTCATAGGGAATGAATTTGGATTCTCTTTCAGAATTAATCATTAGTAATAGACATTCCTTTGTAAGGCAGCCTTATGAGTTTAATACACATGGGAAATTACTCCTCTGTACAAAGCACAG TCATTCTAGAGAGAAATCTTTAGAATATGATAGAACTGGAAAAGCCATTAGTCAAAATAAGGACAAATTTCAGCATCAAGATACTCAAACTCTGAAGCTTTCTTCTGAATatagtgaatgtgggaaagccttcaatGAGGGGGCAACTTTCATTACCTATAAGGGAGCAAGCTCATGGGAGAAGCCCTATGGAG GGAACTCATACAAGGGAGAATCACTATGA